A stretch of Pirellulales bacterium DNA encodes these proteins:
- a CDS encoding class I SAM-dependent methyltransferase gives MDSGFQARRRVLAAAAVGIAAIGGAVYYAARFARIDTAPLPRPLVNAPFVRTPEDTVDKMLKLAAPRENELLFDLGCGDGRIVVRAAEKYRCRAVGFDIDPRRVEEARQNARRRGVDDRVKIVEKDIFQVDLSEADVVTLYLLPRLNEKLIPQLKRLKPGARIVSHDFDLPGIGPDKVLPLMTPEGERQHVIYLWTTPFRSVAGPHR, from the coding sequence TTGGATTCTGGATTTCAAGCCCGACGACGAGTGCTGGCGGCGGCTGCCGTCGGCATCGCCGCGATCGGGGGAGCCGTTTACTACGCCGCCCGGTTTGCGCGTATCGACACGGCCCCCTTGCCGCGGCCCCTGGTCAATGCGCCGTTCGTGCGCACGCCCGAAGATACGGTTGACAAGATGCTCAAACTGGCCGCCCCGCGAGAGAATGAGCTGCTCTTCGACCTGGGTTGTGGCGACGGCCGGATCGTCGTGCGGGCGGCCGAGAAATACCGCTGCCGCGCGGTCGGTTTCGATATCGACCCGCGGCGCGTGGAAGAGGCGCGTCAGAACGCCCGGCGGCGCGGGGTCGACGATCGCGTGAAGATCGTCGAGAAAGACATCTTCCAGGTCGACTTGAGCGAAGCCGACGTGGTGACGCTCTACCTGCTGCCCCGGCTGAACGAAAAGCTGATCCCGCAGTTGAAACGCCTCAAGCCGGGGGCACGCATCGTATCGCACGATTTCGACCTGCCCGGCATCGGGCCCGACAAGGTGCTGCCGCTGATGACGCCCGAAGGCGAGCGCCAGCACGTGATTTATCTTTGGACCACGCCTTTTCGATCGGTTGCAGGACCGCACCGTTGA
- a CDS encoding DUF5985 family protein produces MVDFIYLLCAATALTCSVLLWRGYRENRIRLLFWSSLCFLGLAVENVLLYLDRVTYPNVDLSMYRQLVGLAALTLLIYSMIWESK; encoded by the coding sequence ATGGTCGACTTCATCTATTTGCTGTGCGCGGCGACGGCCTTGACGTGTTCCGTCCTGCTGTGGCGCGGCTACCGCGAGAACCGAATTCGGCTCTTGTTCTGGAGCAGCCTCTGCTTTCTGGGGCTGGCCGTCGAGAACGTGTTGCTGTATCTCGACCGGGTCACCTATCCGAACGTCGACCTCTCGATGTACCGGCAGCTAGTGGGCCTGGCCGCGCTGACGTTGCTGATTTACTCCATGATCTGGGAATCGAAATAA